Below is a genomic region from Lemur catta isolate mLemCat1 chromosome 15, mLemCat1.pri, whole genome shotgun sequence.
TAAGGTGCGGGTCTGGGCGCCATCGGCATCTGTGAATTGTACAGACAACTCTGATTTGTCACTTAAAGTCACTTCTTTGCTCCTTTGCTTGCAAAGGGAACACCCCCGAGCCCCGCCCTGTCCCTGTCTGTCTTACTCAGGGGCACACCCCTGAGCTGGAAGAGTTTGCAGCTTTCCTCTGGCAAACCTTGTGAACCCGATCTTCATAGATGCCTTGGACTCAACATCCAGAGCCGAAAACAGAGCCTACAGACCGTCTTTCCACCCGAAGGAGTGGGGTCAACTGTCCCCAGACCTGCATGTTGGGAAGGTGACCCCACTCGACCGGGGAGCTTAGAAGTCCTGTCCCATCCCGATCACAGGGCAGCAGCCCAGGAACACATCTTAGGGGCGCTCCTGCCCACACATTTCCGTGGGACGTCCCCTACGCTTTGGGAACTTCATTTACTTGTATTTTAACAACTAGAATTTTGAAACTCATGTTTATAgttgaaaggtttttttaaaaaaatcaaacaaaaatttttaaattgatttagtAAAAGTCAAATGGGGAAGGATGCGGAGGATTTGCCACACTGAGGACGTCAGGGAGTCTTTATCAGACGGTGTGCACCTGCGGCCTCCTCCCTGGGCATCGCCGGCCGCTCAGGACCCTGTGACATTGCAGGAAGGAAGCCACAGACTGGCCTTCTTGTTCCTTGTGGAAATGAAATGGAGAGGGCAAGTCCTCCTGCGTGTTTCATCAGAACTTACACTATCCCTGCGCCTTCCTCCCTCGGTGGGGACAGTAACCAGACTTTAGGCTCAGATCGTCATAATGGAATTTCCAGGGCTAGATTGTGTCACACTTGACTTACATTTAAACTttgtaaagcaaaacaaaacaaaaacggaataatttaaaaacccaCAATTTTCCACAATGAGCTCTCCAGGGGACAAGAGGCAGCATATAACCCTGGAAGGGCAGGTCCCACTCTCAGTGCCTTGACGCCCAGGGGTGCAGTGAtctgcagggtgggggaggggctgtggttcagcctcctcctctcaccacccctcccccaactcagCAGCCCTTTGTGACAGGCAGGCCAGAGTTCTGTGATGCAGGGCTGGGCCCTGGTCAATAGGCCCAGGGGAGACTCCCAGCCTTAGGGGCTTGAGGGCAACAGTGCGATTCAGAAGATGGAGAATCATCTCTCACCTCTGAAAAGCCTAGTGACACAGGGCAGAGCCCCAGCTCCTCTGCCTGGGTGGCAGATCTCATGCTGGGCTTCCCCTGTGGACTggggctcttcctcctcttacTCCCCTGCCTCGGGGGTGACCCATCCTCACCATGGCATGAGCAGAAAGGAAGCATCAGTAAGGTAAGGACCCTGGGCCCAGACCCAACAAAGAatgactctctctttcctttttattattattgctactttCCCAAATTGACTAGAGACCCCTGAGATGGGAAATGCCCTTAtcctcccaggcccaggtggggcagggaggggacagtgctGTGGGATCTCTATCCCAAGCTCTCAGACCACATGTGCAGGTGTGCAGGCGGCGTCAGGGCAAATCAAACGCCAGCACTCAGGGGCCAGGACGAGGCGATGACAGAGCTGAGGTCCGTGTGGGAGGAAGGCCCTGGGCCCTGGTGTATCAGTCATCAGTCCCCTCCCGTGGCTGGGGCCTCAGCCcggcctttcctctgtgtcaGGTGACCTGAGGGCTGTGCTGAGCCCCCCAGAGCCTCCCATCCGAGGCTGCGGTGGCCTCTGGCCTCCTGGGGAAGCAGGCTCCTGCCTGACAGCTCAGCCCCTAGGCCCGAGTCACTGAGTTTCTCCAGCAGAGGAATGGGGACAGAAGACAGCCTTGGTGCATCTCACATAGAAAATCCCTCCGTGCATGTTTCAACGAAGGATAACAGAAAACACTTTAATCCACTTTAAAAATGACTACAAGGAAAGAAGAGCAGACAGAGCCCCATCAGGTGGATGCGGAAGGTCACGTCCTCCAGACACTGACCGTCTGCAGCTCCTCTGGGGGCAGGCGGGGGAGGACCGGTCCCAGCCCCTCCGTGTTTCTTGTGTCTCAGCGTCCAGTGTTGATGACAGGGAGGCCCCGGAGCGGGAAGCAGAGCTGTGCTCTGCAAGGTAAGGCTGTGGCCCGGAGCCCCCGGGGGACTGAGCCTCGCTGTTCCTGAGGGACCAGTCTCCAGCAAGTCagctgcagaggcctggggggctCCTGGGAAGGCAACCAGACCCGGATTCTTCTCAGATCCCGCGCCAGGCATGACGCCGGGCATGGCGCCGGGCGGGCCGGGCATGGCTGCGGCCACAGCGGGAGGGTGGGGGTGACCCATGACCACCTGCGTGTGCAGGTGGGGCCTCCAGGCCAACTGTGCACAGCGGCTCCACCTGCCTGAGGCTGGTTTCTCTTGGAGGTgacccccttcctctccctgacaGGGTGTGTGAGGCCCCTGGGGATGGATGTGGAGCACTGAGTACGTGATAAAGCGCTGCCTACCGCGCTTCTTTCTGTCACTGCCAGGGTCTTGTGCTTGGGCTGCAGGGTCTAACCCGCCACGGTCTGGCCTAGGGGGACATTCACCCTCCTGCAGGATGCTCAGGTCCCTCTGTTCCCCTCAACCAGGCTCCTGATTTCCAGCTTGTAGAGATGGCCcgagggaagaggaggggtctATGGACCTGACTTCACTTCGGCAGAGGTGAGGGACTGTCCCTTGTCTCCCTGGCCCCCTTTCTACCAAGGCCTGGGTTGGATCCCTGTCCCCCTTTCTACCAAGGCCTGGGTTGggacctgggcctggggctggcctgggaggggGAGATCTCAGAGGGAAAAGGGATGTGACtggagccctggggcctgggaggggcagagctctGTGAAGTCAGCTGGGGACAGTGGAGGGCGGTGCACCCTgcctgcacccctgccccaccctcccctgctgcAGCCTGTGCCTCCTGTCCCCTGCAGCCGCCTGGGGAAGCTCCCTGACCAGGGGGCTGTCATCAGCTCTCACGTCCAGACCCCCGGGGAGGGGTGCAAGGCAGCACCTGCCAGAGCCCACCGGCCACATGGGGAGCATGTGGAAGGTGCTTCCCCCACCACCTCATCCCCATGGGCTTCCCCGGCTCCCCTGGCCGAGCAccttcctcctctgggctccaCCGTGTCGGTAAAACCTCACGGAGACCAGTGTGACTTGAAGACAGTCCCCTGGGCACTGTCCCATGCAGCTCATCCCCAGGTTACTCTTGTTTGTGCCCTCCCCTCTCGACCCTCTCAGGCCTTGAACGCATCATTTTGTTCCTCTCCAGGTGGTGGGCGGTGGCCAAGGCCCTCTTACTCCCCACCTCGCACCACAGCCAGTCCCAGCCAGAGCGTCTTCTCCACCATCCCCCAGAGGCTTCCTTCTGGGGAGACCCCACGCACAGACAGATAAAGGGTGGGGACCCCACTTTCATCAACCCCGATGTCCGAGAGCTCCTGGAGATGCTCCTGACCAAGGGAGCAGGACTGCAGCTGTGAAGGAGGACGGAAAGCGGGGGTCATTTCTGCAGCACGTGGGCCCAGACCGCCCCCGGGCTTCTCTGGGGAATACGTTCAAGTCAGCGGGCTGGGAGCTGGACACCGCGCCCCCACACTTCTTCTGGAACGTGAGAGACAAACCAGAGCAGCTGCCGGGTCCTCAGCAGCCCCCATCCCGCATCGCTCCGTTTCATTGAGTGAAGTCCCTGAGGCTTTTCCACCGCAGACCCGGGCTGAAGCACCTTCgcagcctccccaggcccagccctggccccagcacatggcccagccccagcctttgACTCAAACCtcgtcccagccccagccccacctctggaTGAGAAACCCACCCAGGCCCGTCTCCAACCCCACCTCCCCAGACGGCCCATCCTGCTCTGCACCCCAGAGTGAAGGGCCCTTACAGGGGGCTGGAGAACAACCTGCCCCACATCCACGGAGAAGGCACAGCTCCTCATCCCAGCGGAAAGGGAACGTCTGGAAAGGCCTTGCAGAAGAGACACAGATGGAAGAGGATTTTACCCTCTCTGCTCAAAGGGACTCAGGCAGCCTTCAGCCAACCCACTGCCGACCTTCCCCAGGACAGCTGGGCCTCCCAGGCCACAGGGCGGCTTCCACCCTTCCTGGGCTTTCATCAGCCctgagcagcaggagcagcaggagggaagTTTTCAAAGGACTTTCATCCCAGACAAATGCCAGTAGAACCCCCTCCCACATACCCCAAGCACCTGGGAAGCTCATGGAGCCCCAAGGTGAATTCCTACGGGGGGGTCAGAGTCTGGCCAAAGACAAGCAGGGGGCCTCCccgccctcccagcctcctgggtgTGCAGCTGAAAGCAGCAGGGACAGAACCACAGGTGGGGCCCAGGAGCTCAGAGCCCACGGTTGTGCCCAGACTGGGACCCCCTCACATCCCTCTGGATGTCGTCTCCCGCaggtgaggggacagagagaaatcCAGTCAGGGTGAGGACCGACTTCTCTGTTGTCACCTTCTCTCCTGGACCTCTCCAAGGACGTTCTCCCAGGAAATTGTCAACGTCACCTATACAGTCATCCCCAAACTCACTGATGGCCCAGGAGGGAACAGCAGAGTGCAGAAGGGACAGGGGCTAAGCCTTGGGATCTATGGGCTCCAGGGACTGGAGGTTTCAGCCCCACCAGCACCTCACCCGGAACCTTCCAGTGTGAGCTTCGAGCATCTGCTGAGTGCACGGATGGAGGAAGAAAAGCTCCTGGGAGGTGTTCACGCAGCATTTCCAACCTCTCCAGGATGGTAGATTTGTGGGGTATGTGTGGGAAAGAATCTCTGGGAAGGGCTCCATGAGGGTGAAAGAAAACAAGGACCCAGCAGGGGCCTAAGGCAAGATCTGGAGAGGGGCCCTGAAGATCCAAGCACAGGATCAGAAATACCTCACTGAAGGTTCTagaggatgaggaggatgaggcagaaagTGGATTAGGCCCCAGacatataaatgaggaaattgctTACTGAGGGGCCCAGAGAAGCAGCATGTCATAAAAACCCTGAAACCTAGTGTGCACAGAGCACCATTGCCAAGGCCGTGGTCCCTGTGCCTGTGTGCGGGTCCTGGCTACCGCCAGCCCTGCTGTGCCCAAGTCTGACACCCGCACAAAACCCACAAATCTGCCATCCTGGAGGGGTAAGATGCTGCATGAACACCTCCCAGGAGCTTTTCTTCCTCCATCCGTGCACCCAGAAGATGCTCGAAGCTCACACTGGAAGGTTCCGGGGGGGGGCACAGGTGGGGCTCAAACCTCCAGTCCCTGGAGCCCACAGAACTCAAGGCTCACCTTGGCCCCTCCCACACCCTGCTGTTCCCTCTTGGGCCATCAGTGAGTTTGGGGACGACTCTATCGGTGAGGTTGACAATTTCCTGGGAGAACCTCCTTGGAGAGGTCCAGGAGAGAAGGTGACAACAGAAAAATCATTCCTCACCCTGACTGgttttctctctgtcccctcacctGTGGGAGAGGATGTCCAGAGAGGGCCCCAGTCTGAGGACATCTGTGGGCACACTGAGGCCCCTCCCATTGGACAGGAGGGCAGGTGACCTTCTCAGCCCCTCACATTCAGCCTCAGGGACAGAACTTGGCAGTTGGGCTGTCCTGGAGACCAGGAGAGGCAGTGCAGAGACAAGCCCAAGTCCACCAATGGGACGAATGTgccaggggaggagaaggagagcgTGGCCTCAGGAGACCCCTTCAGTGGCGGAGCAGTCAGTGGAGGCACCTGTGCCTCCCCCGGAACCTTCCAGTGTGAGCTTCGAGCATCTGCTGAGTGCATGGATGGAGGAAGAAAAGCTCTGGGCGGTGTTCACGCAGCATTTCTGACCCCTCCAGGATGGTAGATTTGTGGGTTTTGTGTGGGTGTCAGACTTGGGCACAGCAGGGCTGGCGGAAGCCAGGACCCGCACACAGGCACAGGGACCAAGGCCTTGGCAATGGGGTATGTCCACAGGAGGTTTCAGGGTTCTTTTGACACGCTGCTTCTCTGGGCCCTGGGTAAACAATTTCCTCGTTTATAGCTCTGTGTCCTAATCCACTCActgtctgcctcctcctcctcctcctcctcatcctctagAACCTTCAGTGAGGTATTTATGAACCTGTGCATGGACCTTCTAGGCCTCTCTCCAGCTCTTGCCTTAGGTCCCTGCTgagtctttgtttcctttcacCCTCATGGAGCCCTTCCCAGAGATTTTTTCCCACACAAAATCCACAAATCTGCCATCCTGGAGAGGTCGGAAATGCTGCGTGAACACCTTCCAGgagcttttcttcctccttctgtgCACTCAGCAGATGCTCGAAGCTCACACTGGAAGGTTCCAGGGGAGGCACAGGTGGGGCTCAAACCTCCAGTCCCTGGAGCCCGTAGATCTCAAGCCTCAGCCTGTGCACCTCCCACACTCTGCTTTTCCCTCCTGGGCCATTAGTGAGTTTGAGGACGACTCTATAGGTGAGGTTGACAATTTCCTGTGAGAACGTCCTTGGAGAGGTCCAGGAGAGAAGATGACAACAGAGAAGTCAGTCCTCACACTGACTGgttttctccctgcctcctcacCTGCGGGAGAGTGTATCCATAGATGGCCCCAGTCTGGGGACAACTGTGGGCACTGAGAGTCCCCTCCCACTGGACAGGATGGCAGGTGACTTTCTCAGCCCCTCACATGCAGCCTCGGGTACAGAACCTGGCAGAGTAGAACTGTCCTAGGGACCAGGAGAGGCAGTGCAGAGACAAGTCCAACTCCAGCAATGGGCAGGAATGtgccaggggaggggaaggagagcgTGGCCTCAGGAGACCCCTTCAGTGGCGGAGCAGTGTTGGAGGTCAGTTGAGGGTCCCCATCTTCAAGGGCCAAGGAGAccatggaggctgaggaggagaagaCTTCTGCTTACAAAGTCACCTTGGGAGCAAGTATGATCACAAATTTCTAAGCCGTCAATGTGAATCTGAGCTCAGCCTCTCTGGGGACCAGTCAGAGCTCCCCACTCTCTAGAATTTCTCCCAGCCGGGATCCGGCACACCTACGCCTCAAAGCAAAGGTTGTAAGTTTGAGATCAAAGTGGAAGTAGAGTCAGAGAACCAGCTTCAAGGTCCTGACACTGGTGTCCTCCTCCAAGACTGTGCCACTGGCCTGCACTTTCAAGGCTGTCACACGGACGTGCTCCCTCCACGGACATGTTGCCTTCTCAGGCCCCTCCGTCCTGTTCCAGGAGTGCGTCCACTAGGGAAACGTCATCTTCCCAGGGGCTCCGTGACCCCAcatggaagggagggagcagccGGGGGCAGCAGGAGCCCAGCAGCCCGAAATTCAAGGTGCCCTGGAAGAGTCAGAGCAAGAAGATTGGCCCTACTGAGAAGACAGAGCCCTGGGGGAGGCCCAGACTAGCAGAGCAGGAACAAAGGTCTGCAGGACCAATGACCTCCCAAGAGGATATGATGCGCCATGCTGCCCGCATCAGGGAATACTATCATTTTCTGTCAGAAAACTTCCAGAAGAGAGCCGCTTCAGTAAAGGCAACACTTTCTGCAGTGCCTGAAGACCAATCAAAAAGGGaaaaggcaggaagatctctgAAGAAGGGCACGCCTGGGtcagccccagcccagagcccagggccagccccaaGAAGAGTGTCTGTGCACAGCAGGGCTGCTCAGATCCAGGCACTCGTTCCAGTAGTTGGACAGATCCTAGTGGAGAAATTGGAGTTTGACAAGGACTTAGTTCCCTGGAGTTCAATTGTCACAAGGAGCAACTGCAGGCCCCGGTGGACGGATAGTCCTGCTATGCCAGGGATCCCTCCCACCCAGAGCAAAAGGTGGTGATGCAAGATGTGACCTGCAGTCACTACACCACCCCATGGGCCACAGCCTCCCTATGAAGAGCTGGCGGGTCCAAAGCAGGGACAGCAGTTGGGGCTCCCCACTCAGGGATCCTGTTTCCCCAGCCAGATCCTGCCAGCATGAGCTGAGGGTGGCAAGAGCCTCGGGCCACCTTCACTATCACACAACATGGTTGTCGGGTGAACCAGACCATGCTGCTTGTGCCTTTCCTGGTGGGAAGTTTTCTCCAAGAGAAGGGACGTTGGGTTCATTCTGAGAAAACCTGTTTTGTCTGATGGTATCATATCCACTATATGCTAATGGCTTCCTCCTATCAAGACATATATTGTTTTCTAATGTGCCTAATAGATGTGTTTTTTCTCATTAGTGCAGGTGGCTTTTGTCTATGGGGTGCCGGGGCACAGGTAAGGGGCCAGTGTCACTCTCACCGAGTGTGGCTCCTAGAAGTGACAGGCATGCAGGAGCCTGACAGGGGCTTGCagacccaccctcaccccagggtCCCTCCCTGCACCTTGTTTTCATGACCCGGTCATTACAGACAGTCTTCGGGACTCTCAGACCCAATGGAGACCCCACCCTGGGGTCTGGCTCCCCTCTCTTTCCCGGGGTTTCCCTCTGCAGTGAATTTGTGCAGTGTGGGGGATGGGTTTACAGAGGCTTCTTAGGGCTGAAATTGCCCTGGGGCTCCAGGAATGTGGGAGCCAAACAGCCTCACATGCTCAAGTGGGCCGGGAagttctgggggtgggggcgctggCCCTCGGTTCAGAGACAGGAGAGATCTGCCCCCGTGGATCACGTGGTGGGGAACAGACGACCCTGCCCACCTAAGGCTGGGACAGAGCCAGGCCCTGCTGACCCCTCTGGGCTCAGCCTCGATGCGGGGAGCGCCCTCCCTCCCCTACCCATGCCCACCTGCCTTCCCCTCTGCCGTGACCTCGTGCACTGGAGCCCTGGTATAAACACTCACATGGGATTCTCTCCTGGAGTTGTCACAGTTACATGCACAAGTTCCACTAGAAGTAGGAGAAATGTGACACTGATAGTTTAGAGAGAGTCTTACTTGAAGCAAAACCTACAGAAAAGAAGGCAAAACCCTCACATGTCTGTGCAGCTGTTGCTGATAAGAACAAACGTCCTCCAGAGTCAAGGCACTGAGAGTGGGACCTGCTCTTCCAGGGTTATATGCTGCCTCTTGTCCCCTGGAGAGCTCATTGTGGAAAATTGtgggtttttaaattattccatttttgttttgttttgctttacaaAGTTTAAATGTAAGTCAAGTGTGACACAGTCTAGCCCTGGAAATTCCATTATGACAATCGGAGCCTAAAGTCTGGTTACTGTCCCCACCGAGGGAGGAAGGCGCAGGGATAGTGTAAGTTCTGATGAAACACGCAGGAGGACTTGCCCTCTCCATTTCATTTCCACAAGGAACAAGAAGGCCAGTCTGTGGCTTCCTTCCTGCAATGTCACAGGGTCCTGAGCGGCCGGCGATGCCCAGGGAGGAGGCCGCAGGTGCACACCGTCTGATAAAGACTCCCTGACGTCCTCAGTGTGGCAAATCCTCCGCATCCTTCCCCATTTGACTTTTactaaatcaatttaaaaatttttgtttgatttttttaaaaaaacctttcaacTATAAACATGAGTTTCAAAATTCTAGTTGTTAAAATACAAGTAAATGAAGTTCCCAAAGCGTAGGGGACGACCCACGGAAATGTGTGGGCAGGAGCGCCCCTAAGATGTGTTCCTGGGCTGCTGCCCTGTGATCGGGATGGGACAGGACTTCTAAGCTCCCCGGTCGAGTGGGGTCACCTTCCCAACATGCAGGTCTGGGGACAGTTGACCCCACTCCTTCGGGTGGAAAGACGGTCTGTAGGCTCTGTTTTCGGCTCTGGATGTTGAGTCCAAGGCATCTATGAAGATCGGGTTCACAAGGTTTGCCAGGGGAAAGCTGCAAACTCTTCCAGCTCAGGGGTGTGCCCCTGAGTAAGACAGACAGGGACAGGGCGGGGCTCGGGGGTGTTCCCTTTGCAAGCAAAGGAGCAAAGAAGTGACTTTAAGTGACAAATCAGAGTTGTCTGTACAATTCACAGATGCCGATGGCGCCCAGACCCGCACCTTAACTGACCTGTGGGAACCGCAGTATATCTGGGGCTGCCCCAAGGGGCACGTCCCACCTCCCAACGTGCTGTGGCCAAGACACTGTCACCAGGGCCAGGGCCTCCCAGGAGCTCTCACTTGGGGACCCCTCCACCCCACGTGCTAGACCCCAGGACGAGCCACACCCCCTGCTCACTGAGGTCCTAGGGTCCCCCAGGATCCCCATCCAGACCTCACCTGGGGGGGCTGACACATCCCACCCAATCCCTGCCACCGTCCAGGACCCAGGCCCGGCTCCTCCCGCCCCGCTGCCTCCGGCTGGACCTGGTGGCCCTGCTGGGAAGGCCAGGACTAACAGATTCAAATGAAGATGGACATTCATGTTCTGGAGCTTGAGGACACCTGTGGGGTCATGAGCGAGTTCACACTCTTGATTCTGGTGATGGTCTCAAGAGGTATTTGACTTTATCCAATTTTGCACgctgaataaatgcatttttttgtatTCTGATTACAACCTCAATAAAGttgctttataaataaaaccattGGCATGTTTGGGGAGATACAGGACAGTGGATTCCTAGCCATTAATCTATATCAGAGGATATCTACATATAAAATCGTTGTGTATGTTCCCAAAGCTTCCTCTTAAATGtttgagctaattttttctttcaccaaTAAGGAACCACagtcttgttttcttcctctcagTGGCTCAGGTATATTAACACATGTCTTAATATTACTAATTGATGCTAATctaatagtttaaaaagaaaaaaaaatgatgtctttGTTCAGGTTTCCAGGTTGTTCATAGTAAATGAGGGTGAACATCTTTCTACATATGTTGGtgtctgtgttagtttcctgtaGCTGCTAtgacaaatttagtggcttaaaacaatatcagttgggccaggcatggtggctcacacctgtgatcctagcactttgcgagGCTGATACGGGGGGATCACTtgaaaagtttgagaccagcctaaataagagtaagatcccatctctaccaaaaaaatagaaaaaattagctgggcatggtggcgtgtccctgtagtcccagctactcgggaggctgaggcaggaggatcgcttgagcccaggagtttgaggttgcattgagctatgatgacaccactgccttctagctggggcaacagagtgagactctgtctccaaaaaaaaaaaaaaaatccatttactaTCTCACAGACTTAGAGGTCAGATATCTGATGAGGATCACTGGGCCAAAAGTTAGTGTGTCCTTTGGGCTGTACTCTCCTTGGAAGTTCTAGCAGACAATTCTTCTCCGTGCCTTTTCTAGCCTGTAAAGAGGCTGATTGATGTTCTTTGTCCCCTGGTCCCCTTCCACCTTTAAAGCCGGCAGTCAACTCCAAGTCCTATATTTCTCACATCACACCAGGCTGGCTCTCTCTTCTGTGCCCTTTAACTTCTAAGGACCTTGTGAGTACAGTGGACTCACCAGATAATCAAGGATGATCTCCCTCCCTCAAGTTCAGCTGAATGGAACCATAAATTAATCTGCAGTCTTGACATAGACATCTTGAGGGAGGTGGGTGGATTACTCTGCCTACCACAGAGTATTTTGTACTCCTTTTACATTCCTTCTTACTTCCTTTGTTAGTGTCCAGTGTTCATATTTCTACTGTTCCCCTGGGAGTCCCCAAGAGGGCTCTTATTCGAAGCAGGCTTCCTGACCCCTGCCACAGCCATGGGACCCTCTTGTGGCTCCAGGTCCTGGTCACTGCACCAGTCACAGGGGCACCGAGCCTTGCAAACTTCACTTCCTCTCACCTTCTTCTAGCTACTACTCCTTCTGCAGCCTCCCACCAGGTGAAACCTAAAGCTTCAGTGGGAGTGCTGGGTCCAGAAGGCAGCCCAGAGGGTGGCCAGGAGGACTCCGGTTATTCTATGGTAAGGCTGGGCACACTCTTCCCTCCCAGAAGGCAACCAAATGGCTGACACCTGGGAGATCCCCGCATGTCTGGTCTCTTTCAACTCCGGCCGCCACGCCCAGGTGctggccaggcccagggcagctgccTGGCCTCGACCCTGGCCCCAAGGTCAAAGTATAGGACatcttatagttttttttttttaagacagagtctcgctctgttgcccgggctagaatgagtgccgtggcgtcagcctagctcacagcaacctcagactccttggcttaagcgatcctactgcctcagcctcccaagtagctggcactacaggcatgcgccaccatgcccagctaattttttctatatagatttttagttggccatataatttctttctatttttagtagagacggggtctcgctcttgctcaggctggtcttgaactcctgacctcgagcgatccacccgcctcggcctcccagagtactgggattacaggcgtgagccaccgcgcccggcctcttacAGTTTTCTTCATCTGGGTACTAAATAGTTCTTGCAAAGTTTattttggttcattttatttttttattgtgaataatacttttgacatattttataaGGATTTATTGCAAGTATGTAGcagatttattgattttatatatatatatttttatttcagaatattacgggggtacaaacgttttggttacctAAATTGTTTTTGTGCCGTCTGATGCCTTCTAAAGTCAGCTCTCTCTACCATTCACAGTTTATGTTGCTGTGTGACGTCATGAAGGTTCAAACAGGAAGAGATGCACATGCTGACGATGCTAATTCTCTCACGGCTCACCTAAACTCCACTCGCTGCCTTTtccactgggggaaaaaagcaggTAACTAAA
It encodes:
- the LOC123650560 gene encoding spermatogenesis-associated protein 31E1-like, with product MDLTSLRQRWWAVAKALLLPTSHHSQSQPERLLHHPPEASFWGDPTHRQIKGGDPTFINPDVRELLEMLLTKGAGLQL